A single genomic interval of Spirosoma taeanense harbors:
- a CDS encoding S8 family serine peptidase: MQRHLQYLFSLAILLAANQLTAQPLPQYSAQQQARQGALLQTIQQYRSENYQQALTEALRQNRPISERRPDGNVLKLRGINNRGELLYDVTHSTTRAAQSTHTSALYAGGSLGLSLSGSTLKDKLAIWDGGKVFNTHVEFSNGNAGSRVTQVDNSSTLDLHATHVAGILMAAGVNTQVKGMAFGTNLRAYDFTNDDAEMGAAASNLLVSNHSYGAQSGWVYNDSRAGTVKWEWWGDTTVSATEDYKFGFYNSDARSWDDIAHNAPYYLIVKSAGNNHGENGPGPGQLHYVINRRVYSSATRNNQDGYDQISTYGTAKNILSVGAVSNLSSGYNQPSDVNLADFSSWGPTDDGRIKPDIVGVGVNVLSTSSDNANAYATLSGTSMASPNVAGSVLLLQELFAQRNNGRYLRSATLKGLVLHTADEAGNAPGPDYRNGWGILNDEKAGRVILNTDQSHLLDERTLNQGDKYTLPVIASGRGPLIVTICWTDPAATASVPSATTLNDRTPKLVNDLDIRVSDGSRTTLPWILDPNNPANPATRGDNIRDNVEQIVIDNPVPGRTYTLSISHKGTLSGNSQDYGLLISGIGGKAYCSSAATSTGGVKISRVQFGGIDQPGPADCSTAYVDFTQTVTTIQVGQQIPLTITPATCGTWKSAYLKAFADWNLDGDFDDANETVTTSNLLANPTPFISAVTVPASISNGQLIPLRIVLTEAANAGNVSACVSTGQTQDFLLKAVQTANDVGALALVSPEANFCGQTGSAITVAVRLRNYGTADQHNVPVTVRVTDVSNTEVASLTGTVATLLAFRESQLTLNTPTGINLAAGQTYRFTITTNLGSDQNGTNNTLTEIRTTAGAPTNGLFSATRCGSDTAISLRNTGGGTAFWYDAPTGGNLLAAGNQIALRSLPATGQFYAVLNEFSGTVGPVDKKVFGGGSYSGNFGPAPLISTLVPLTLESARLYIGTAGKLTFTVRKYDNAAVSSVTLDVTPTRNQSLTATSNGQLVDDPNDPGAVYALNLRIPQAGDYKITIEYDEGASIFRSNAGVTGFPYRLTTQTGQPVLSIKGSLFNNGTTTDTLRTAWYYFYNLKVRSLDCPGPQRTAVAPTAGTAATATITPDGSTSVCQGSSLTLRANTGTGLSYQWFRDGQTISGATSSTLSISTSGSYAVQVANSCLPVLSATVPVAVRTALTPLISVNNFTLTSNATSGVQWLLNGLPIAGAINPTYTVVQTGRYSVRGSVNGCGEAISEEVYLAILAAEPEPDDVLLTVYPNPTTRQLTISLSAPYSGQQLPMARFVDLRGLTVRTVMLQREGKSYSATVDVTDLPAGAFFVVVGDDQTQTVRVRRIHKQ; the protein is encoded by the coding sequence ATGCAACGACATTTACAGTATCTGTTCAGCCTGGCTATTTTGCTGGCAGCTAACCAACTAACGGCCCAGCCACTACCTCAGTACAGCGCTCAGCAACAGGCGCGACAGGGGGCTCTTTTACAAACAATTCAGCAGTATCGCAGCGAAAATTACCAGCAGGCACTTACCGAAGCGCTTCGACAGAACCGTCCGATCAGTGAGCGCCGGCCCGATGGAAACGTATTGAAACTTAGGGGCATCAACAATCGGGGGGAGCTACTCTACGACGTAACGCACAGCACCACCCGTGCGGCTCAAAGTACCCATACGTCGGCCCTTTACGCGGGCGGCAGTCTTGGCCTCTCGCTTTCGGGCAGCACCTTAAAAGACAAACTTGCCATCTGGGACGGCGGTAAGGTATTCAATACGCATGTCGAGTTCAGTAATGGCAACGCAGGAAGTCGGGTAACGCAAGTAGATAACTCAAGCACACTCGATCTTCATGCTACGCATGTAGCCGGTATTTTAATGGCAGCCGGGGTAAACACTCAGGTAAAGGGCATGGCCTTCGGCACAAATCTGCGGGCCTACGACTTTACCAACGACGATGCTGAGATGGGGGCGGCCGCGTCAAATTTGCTCGTATCCAACCATTCCTACGGCGCGCAGTCGGGCTGGGTTTATAACGATAGCCGCGCCGGAACCGTCAAATGGGAATGGTGGGGCGACACCACCGTCAGTGCAACGGAAGATTATAAGTTCGGCTTCTACAACAGCGACGCCCGCAGCTGGGATGACATTGCGCATAATGCCCCGTATTATCTTATCGTCAAATCAGCCGGGAATAACCACGGCGAGAATGGCCCCGGCCCCGGCCAACTACATTACGTAATTAACCGGCGGGTATATAGTTCGGCGACCCGCAACAACCAGGATGGCTACGACCAGATCAGTACGTATGGTACGGCAAAAAATATTCTGTCGGTGGGCGCGGTGAGTAATCTATCCAGCGGGTACAATCAACCATCCGATGTCAATCTGGCCGACTTCAGCAGTTGGGGACCCACCGACGATGGGCGCATCAAACCCGATATTGTAGGGGTAGGCGTCAATGTCTTATCAACCAGTTCGGATAATGCCAACGCTTACGCTACCCTCAGCGGTACATCCATGGCATCGCCCAACGTGGCGGGATCAGTACTGTTGCTACAAGAACTGTTTGCACAGCGTAACAATGGCCGGTATTTGCGTTCCGCAACACTCAAAGGCCTGGTCCTGCATACGGCCGACGAAGCGGGCAACGCTCCCGGCCCGGATTACCGGAATGGCTGGGGTATTCTGAACGATGAAAAAGCCGGGCGGGTCATTCTGAATACGGATCAGAGCCACCTGTTAGACGAGCGCACCCTCAATCAGGGCGACAAGTATACCCTGCCAGTGATAGCCTCAGGACGTGGACCGCTCATTGTTACGATCTGCTGGACTGACCCGGCCGCTACGGCTTCTGTTCCTTCTGCGACAACGCTCAACGACCGGACACCTAAACTTGTAAACGACCTCGACATCCGCGTCAGCGACGGCTCCCGGACCACGTTGCCCTGGATTCTTGACCCTAACAATCCAGCTAATCCGGCCACGCGGGGCGATAATATCCGCGACAACGTTGAGCAAATCGTCATTGACAACCCCGTACCGGGCCGGACATACACCCTAAGCATTTCCCACAAGGGTACGTTGAGTGGCAATAGTCAGGATTACGGGTTGCTAATAAGCGGCATTGGCGGAAAAGCTTACTGCTCATCGGCTGCAACATCGACGGGGGGCGTTAAAATCAGCCGAGTGCAGTTTGGCGGCATTGATCAGCCGGGGCCCGCCGACTGTTCAACGGCCTACGTCGACTTTACGCAAACCGTAACAACCATTCAGGTTGGGCAACAGATTCCGCTGACGATCACGCCAGCCACCTGCGGCACCTGGAAGTCAGCTTACCTTAAAGCGTTTGCCGACTGGAATCTGGACGGCGACTTCGACGATGCCAACGAAACGGTTACTACATCTAATCTGCTGGCAAACCCGACCCCGTTTATAAGCGCCGTAACCGTTCCAGCCTCCATCAGCAACGGCCAGTTGATTCCGCTTCGTATCGTTCTGACGGAAGCCGCCAACGCAGGCAACGTATCAGCCTGCGTGAGTACTGGCCAAACACAGGACTTTCTGCTAAAGGCGGTCCAAACAGCCAATGATGTTGGCGCGCTGGCGCTTGTTTCGCCCGAAGCCAACTTCTGCGGGCAGACGGGCAGCGCCATAACGGTAGCCGTCCGGCTGCGTAACTATGGTACTGCCGACCAGCACAATGTGCCCGTAACGGTCCGAGTGACTGATGTCAGCAATACCGAAGTAGCCAGCCTCACCGGAACCGTAGCGACGCTGCTGGCTTTTCGAGAAAGCCAATTGACGCTAAACACACCGACGGGCATAAATCTGGCCGCCGGACAAACGTACCGGTTTACAATAACGACAAACCTCGGCAGCGACCAGAACGGTACAAATAACACCTTGACGGAAATTCGTACAACAGCCGGGGCACCAACCAATGGGCTGTTTTCAGCCACTCGTTGCGGCAGCGATACGGCTATTTCACTGCGTAACACGGGGGGCGGTACCGCTTTTTGGTATGATGCGCCAACAGGTGGCAACCTGCTCGCAGCTGGCAACCAGATTGCCCTGCGAAGCCTCCCCGCCACAGGTCAGTTTTACGCCGTCCTGAACGAGTTCTCCGGCACTGTTGGCCCCGTTGATAAAAAAGTTTTTGGAGGAGGCTCCTACAGCGGAAATTTTGGTCCCGCTCCGCTCATTTCGACGCTGGTTCCTTTAACACTGGAGAGTGCCCGGCTATACATTGGTACCGCAGGTAAGCTGACGTTTACCGTACGGAAGTATGATAATGCGGCCGTCTCGAGCGTGACCCTGGATGTAACGCCGACCCGTAATCAGAGTCTGACAGCCACCTCAAACGGTCAGCTAGTGGATGACCCCAATGATCCAGGCGCAGTTTATGCCCTGAACCTGCGTATTCCTCAGGCTGGCGACTATAAGATCACGATTGAATACGACGAAGGAGCGTCTATTTTCCGAAGTAACGCAGGTGTAACAGGCTTTCCCTACCGCCTGACTACACAAACGGGCCAGCCAGTCCTGTCAATAAAAGGGTCACTGTTCAATAATGGTACGACCACCGACACGCTCAGGACAGCCTGGTATTATTTCTACAACCTTAAAGTCCGGTCACTCGACTGTCCTGGCCCTCAACGTACGGCCGTTGCCCCAACGGCTGGAACAGCGGCTACCGCTACAATTACGCCTGATGGCTCAACCAGCGTCTGCCAGGGCAGCAGCTTAACGCTTCGGGCGAACACCGGTACTGGACTGTCCTACCAGTGGTTCCGGGATGGGCAGACCATCAGTGGAGCAACCAGCAGTACGCTGTCCATCAGCACATCGGGTAGTTATGCAGTGCAGGTTGCCAACTCGTGTTTACCTGTGCTGTCAGCAACCGTTCCAGTGGCCGTTCGTACAGCGCTCACTCCGCTCATTAGTGTTAATAACTTTACGCTAACCTCAAACGCCACATCGGGGGTTCAATGGTTGCTCAATGGATTGCCTATTGCGGGGGCCATTAACCCCACTTATACCGTTGTACAGACAGGGCGATACTCCGTGCGAGGCAGCGTTAATGGATGTGGCGAAGCTATTTCAGAAGAAGTGTATCTGGCGATTTTGGCGGCCGAGCCGGAACCGGATGATGTCTTACTGACGGTTTATCCCAACCCCACTACACGACAATTGACAATTTCCTTATCGGCTCCATA
- a CDS encoding DUF1800 domain-containing protein: MNFYAEPHFRDVSRVRYLLNRAAFGGTPSELANLSRQPLRKVVRQLLNTNAAVTNLQVVEPEENVSKRRLKGMMRAGQLDRQVLKEQIRQNAERVRDLNLQWLDRMASGTGALREKMALFWHGHFACRTMGKNPLFMQQYANTLRQHALGRFGDLLMAVSQEPAMLQFLNNQQNRKNAPNENFAREVMELFTLGRGNYSEQDIKEAARAFTGWQFTPEGQFVFHERVHDEGEKTIFSKTGAFKGEDVIAMLLENSQTARFITRKIYRFFVNETEDTKRMDELAGLFYKSGYNIGELMEHILTADWFYDPKNVGAHIKSPVELLAGMRHTLGVTFDQPQPQIFVQRTLGQVLFYPPNVAGWPGGKNWIDSSSLLFRMQLPGYVLKAADVLVRPKEDGDVNTESLARKGGQNFRTTVNWTDFEASFAKTPEADLPDALAVTLLPFPLRPDQRTLIETQVKTAQTRSERVRTITTALMSLPEYQLT, translated from the coding sequence ATGAATTTCTATGCCGAACCGCATTTCCGGGATGTAAGTCGGGTTCGTTATCTCCTGAACCGGGCTGCGTTTGGAGGAACTCCATCCGAATTAGCTAACCTAAGTCGACAACCGCTGCGGAAAGTTGTTCGTCAACTGCTGAACACGAATGCAGCAGTAACTAATCTGCAGGTAGTAGAACCGGAGGAGAACGTTTCTAAACGCCGGTTGAAGGGGATGATGCGCGCCGGGCAACTCGACCGGCAGGTGCTAAAGGAGCAAATTCGGCAGAACGCCGAACGGGTGCGTGACCTCAATCTGCAATGGCTCGACCGTATGGCCAGTGGCACCGGCGCATTACGTGAAAAGATGGCTTTGTTCTGGCATGGTCATTTTGCCTGTCGGACTATGGGCAAGAATCCGCTTTTTATGCAACAGTACGCCAATACGCTGCGGCAGCACGCTCTGGGTCGTTTCGGCGATCTGTTGATGGCGGTTTCCCAAGAGCCGGCCATGCTGCAGTTTCTGAATAACCAGCAGAATCGTAAGAATGCACCAAACGAGAATTTCGCCCGTGAGGTGATGGAACTGTTTACGCTCGGTCGCGGCAATTATTCCGAGCAGGATATTAAGGAAGCGGCCCGGGCGTTTACGGGCTGGCAGTTTACGCCCGAAGGCCAGTTCGTATTTCATGAGCGCGTACACGACGAAGGCGAAAAAACGATTTTTAGTAAAACCGGTGCCTTCAAAGGCGAAGATGTAATCGCCATGCTGCTTGAAAACTCGCAGACGGCGCGGTTTATCACCCGGAAAATTTACCGCTTTTTCGTCAATGAAACCGAAGACACGAAACGGATGGATGAACTGGCTGGGCTCTTTTATAAAAGCGGCTACAACATCGGCGAACTGATGGAGCATATCCTGACGGCCGACTGGTTTTACGATCCTAAAAACGTCGGTGCTCATATCAAATCGCCGGTCGAGCTGCTGGCCGGGATGCGCCATACGCTGGGCGTAACGTTCGATCAGCCGCAACCGCAGATTTTTGTGCAGCGCACCTTAGGCCAGGTTCTGTTTTACCCGCCGAACGTGGCGGGTTGGCCAGGGGGCAAAAACTGGATTGATTCGTCGAGTCTGCTGTTTCGGATGCAGTTGCCGGGCTATGTCCTGAAAGCCGCCGACGTGCTGGTGCGACCCAAAGAGGACGGTGACGTCAATACCGAGTCGCTGGCTCGTAAAGGCGGCCAGAATTTTCGTACGACGGTCAACTGGACCGATTTTGAAGCTTCGTTTGCCAAAACGCCGGAGGCTGATCTGCCCGATGCGCTGGCCGTTACGTTGCTTCCATTCCCGCTCCGGCCCGATCAGCGAACACTTATCGAAACTCAGGTAAAAACCGCTCAGACTCGTTCTGAACGGGTTCGGACTATAACAACGGCTCTGATGAGCCTGCCGGAATATCAACTGACTTAA
- a CDS encoding DUF1501 domain-containing protein has protein sequence MNRRDFLKNSALTTAGTMLIPHFLKAYETLAMGQLMAPSGKILVVVQLSGGNDGLNTVIPYRNDIYYRERPTIAIQPDNVLPLTDEIGLHPAMGPLRALYDEGLLTVINNVGYPNPDRSHFRSMDIWHTASDSNQYLQTGWVGRYLDASCAGKEQQPFRTIEVDDTLSLALKGEELNGLAVLDAKKLYNQTRSGLVTGLRKTSVQPDHDHAPHESVAYLYKTLAETVSSAEYVYDKAKQATGGIKSSPTTYPNHELGHRLRTVAQLIQSGVGTSVYYVSISGFDTHINQPGQQQRLLGQYAEAVGAFMTDLKTAGRQNDVLLMTFSEFGRRVRQNASNGTDHGTANNVFLIGGGLPSRRVLNEAPNLTSLTDGDLLYSVDFRQIYATLLRDYLGADDVAILGRRFEPLKFV, from the coding sequence ATGAACCGCAGAGACTTTCTTAAAAACTCCGCCCTCACAACGGCCGGGACAATGCTGATCCCGCACTTTCTGAAGGCTTACGAAACCTTAGCGATGGGCCAGCTGATGGCGCCGTCGGGTAAAATTCTGGTAGTTGTCCAGCTTTCAGGCGGCAACGACGGGCTGAATACGGTTATCCCATACCGGAATGATATTTATTATCGTGAACGGCCGACTATCGCGATTCAGCCGGATAACGTTTTGCCGTTGACGGATGAAATTGGCCTGCACCCGGCTATGGGGCCGCTTCGGGCGCTCTATGACGAGGGCCTGCTGACGGTTATCAACAATGTGGGCTATCCAAACCCGGACCGATCACACTTCCGGTCGATGGACATCTGGCACACGGCCAGCGACTCGAATCAGTACCTGCAAACGGGCTGGGTAGGGCGGTATCTGGATGCGTCCTGTGCCGGAAAAGAGCAGCAGCCGTTCCGAACGATTGAAGTCGATGATACGCTTAGTCTGGCCCTGAAAGGCGAAGAATTGAACGGACTGGCTGTGCTGGACGCGAAAAAGCTGTATAACCAAACCCGAAGCGGGCTGGTGACGGGACTACGTAAAACATCGGTTCAGCCGGATCATGACCATGCCCCGCATGAATCGGTTGCGTACCTCTATAAGACGCTGGCCGAAACCGTTTCGTCGGCGGAGTACGTGTATGATAAAGCCAAACAGGCTACCGGTGGCATTAAAAGCAGTCCGACAACTTATCCGAACCATGAACTGGGCCACCGGCTTCGAACGGTGGCGCAGCTGATTCAGTCGGGTGTTGGAACAAGCGTGTATTACGTGTCGATCAGCGGATTTGATACGCACATCAACCAGCCGGGTCAGCAACAGCGGCTATTGGGGCAGTATGCAGAAGCCGTTGGCGCGTTCATGACCGACCTGAAAACGGCCGGTCGGCAGAACGACGTCCTGTTGATGACCTTCTCCGAGTTTGGTCGGCGCGTCAGGCAGAACGCCAGCAACGGCACGGACCACGGTACAGCCAACAACGTATTTCTAATTGGTGGTGGGTTACCATCGCGCCGGGTGTTGAACGAAGCGCCAAATCTAACCAGCCTGACTGATGGCGATCTGCTGTATTCTGTTGACTTTCGGCAAATCTATGCTACGCTACTTCGTGACTATCTGGGTGCCGACGACGTAGCAATTCTGGGTCGCAGGTTTGAGCCATTGAAGTTTGTATAA
- the purE gene encoding 5-(carboxyamino)imidazole ribonucleotide mutase, protein MVGIIMGSLSDRKVMQEAADILTALGVTWEMDIVSAHRTPEKMVEYAKSARDRGLKVIIAGAGGAAHLPGMVASLTTLPVIGVPVKSSNSIDGWDSILSILQMPAGVPVATMALDGARNAGILAAQIVGTFDVTVAQNLARFKEELKEKVADMSRQLTTP, encoded by the coding sequence ATGGTAGGTATTATTATGGGCAGCCTCTCCGACCGCAAGGTCATGCAGGAGGCCGCCGACATCCTGACTGCGTTGGGCGTAACGTGGGAGATGGACATCGTTTCTGCGCACCGCACGCCCGAAAAAATGGTCGAGTATGCTAAGTCCGCCCGCGATCGCGGCCTGAAAGTTATCATCGCCGGCGCAGGCGGAGCGGCTCACCTGCCGGGTATGGTGGCTTCGCTGACTACCCTGCCCGTAATTGGTGTTCCGGTAAAATCCAGCAATTCCATTGATGGCTGGGATTCCATCCTGTCTATTCTGCAAATGCCCGCCGGTGTACCCGTGGCCACTATGGCGCTCGACGGGGCCCGCAACGCCGGGATTCTTGCCGCGCAGATCGTCGGTACATTTGACGTAACGGTCGCTCAGAACCTCGCCCGGTTTAAGGAAGAGTTGAAAGAAAAAGTGGCGGATATGAGCCGCCAGCTAACCACGCCCTAA
- a CDS encoding LysM peptidoglycan-binding domain-containing protein produces the protein MEAENQTTNPRSAGSSSLPALTLIVLVGLIAALLYVGYEYVSDDTNGYDELTNVALDTTSQQPLAQEDPEMLMAPQEADTSSQPAPVDLSQATPPADAPEANPLAEEVAAANRETTEGKPAPAEKTAAEKTVEKPKEIRKEEKSVAEKSKTEKPKTEVAVTKPKIKPGGVSSSYKVGAGETFYGVANRYNMKLSTLKAMNPGVSESDIKAGVTTLKVKAMAVHTVGPGDVLRVVAQKYGVSKEALMRANKKQKDIATRGEKLIIPYPEKQ, from the coding sequence ATGGAAGCGGAAAATCAAACCACAAACCCTCGCTCGGCCGGAAGTTCCAGCCTGCCCGCCCTCACGCTTATCGTGCTGGTTGGCCTGATTGCTGCTCTGCTCTACGTAGGTTACGAGTACGTCTCCGACGATACGAATGGTTATGATGAGTTAACGAATGTAGCACTCGATACAACCTCGCAGCAGCCGCTGGCCCAGGAAGATCCCGAAATGCTGATGGCTCCCCAGGAAGCCGATACGTCGTCGCAGCCTGCACCGGTTGATCTTTCGCAGGCAACTCCGCCAGCCGATGCGCCCGAAGCCAATCCGCTGGCCGAAGAAGTAGCCGCAGCGAACCGCGAAACTACCGAAGGAAAGCCGGCTCCCGCCGAAAAAACGGCAGCCGAAAAGACAGTGGAGAAGCCTAAGGAAATCAGAAAAGAAGAAAAATCAGTTGCTGAGAAGTCGAAAACTGAAAAGCCGAAGACCGAAGTCGCCGTTACGAAGCCCAAAATCAAACCGGGGGGGGTGTCGAGTTCTTATAAAGTTGGCGCCGGTGAAACCTTCTATGGCGTAGCGAACCGCTATAATATGAAACTTAGTACGCTGAAAGCGATGAATCCGGGCGTATCCGAAAGCGATATTAAAGCGGGCGTTACAACGCTAAAGGTAAAAGCAATGGCTGTGCACACAGTCGGACCGGGCGACGTATTGCGTGTGGTAGCTCAGAAATACGGTGTCAGCAAAGAAGCTCTGATGCGGGCCAATAAAAAGCAGAAAGACATTGCGACACGGGGCGAGAAATTGATAATTCCGTACCCTGAAAAGCAGTAA
- a CDS encoding DUF481 domain-containing protein — protein MKNVRLFSLVSFFFLFTTHLSAQIVEQPDPLRPSTPDSTQTSVPTDSSTTDSSQVAAKAALAEPVTPTFRYRFAADGTLTSGNINRTLLQLAGSVDYELSNYFKLSTSPSFVYGRQNGLLAEREWFGDFRTTYRHEKRLYYLGFGSFERSNLRQINRRWTIAGGAGYKLVNRKRAYISITNVLLHEYTDFVELRDISIFRNSARLFGEYTVDKDRLTITHTAFYQPALGTHNVRWNASLSLQMKLTSVVSLRSTLANAYESLVVPGRRNNDLRFTVGLVYEKK, from the coding sequence ATGAAAAATGTTCGCTTATTTTCACTAGTAAGTTTCTTTTTTCTCTTTACAACCCATCTGTCGGCTCAGATTGTTGAACAGCCTGACCCGCTCCGACCATCAACGCCCGACTCAACGCAAACCAGTGTCCCCACCGATTCAAGCACTACGGATAGTAGTCAGGTGGCGGCCAAAGCGGCATTGGCTGAACCCGTAACACCAACGTTTCGCTACCGCTTTGCGGCCGATGGCACACTGACAAGTGGCAATATTAATCGCACGCTGCTCCAACTGGCCGGGTCAGTAGATTATGAGCTGAGCAACTATTTTAAGCTATCAACCTCACCCTCGTTTGTCTATGGCCGACAAAACGGCCTGCTGGCTGAGCGTGAATGGTTCGGCGATTTCCGGACCACTTACCGCCATGAAAAGAGGCTGTATTACCTGGGCTTTGGTTCCTTTGAACGGAGTAACCTGCGCCAGATTAACCGACGCTGGACAATTGCAGGCGGAGCGGGGTATAAACTGGTGAACCGTAAACGCGCCTATATCTCCATTACCAATGTGCTGCTTCACGAATACACAGATTTTGTCGAACTCCGCGACATTAGTATATTCCGAAACTCGGCGCGATTGTTTGGTGAATACACCGTTGACAAAGATCGGCTGACGATCACGCACACAGCCTTTTATCAGCCTGCCCTTGGTACTCACAACGTGCGGTGGAACGCCAGCCTGAGTCTCCAGATGAAATTAACGTCCGTAGTCAGTCTGCGCTCTACCCTGGCGAACGCCTATGAAAGTCTGGTGGTGCCCGGCCGCAGAAACAACGACCTTCGGTTTACAGTTGGGCTGGTGTATGAAAAGAAATAA
- a CDS encoding Gfo/Idh/MocA family protein, with product MTRWGILGPGRIAHKFAQDLLTVPGAQLYAVASSDQQRADEFAQQYGATHAFGSYDGLLTLPDLDVVYVATPHVKHHENALMMLNGGVAVLGEKPFAMNSGQVREMVDTARAKQVFLMEALWSRFMPGIEQALKLIQSGAIGKVVSVKADFGFKAPFLPEKRLFNKALGGGSLLDIGIYPLFLSYLILGKPTAIKAFATLGTTGVDEQCGMLLSYANGELALLDSTLLAQTETAALIYGEEGHIQIHSRFHETKGLTLTVNDQAPTTFEFDRSTFGYDYEARHVMDCLADGLTESPLWSLDDSLNLMSLLDAIRAEAGIVYE from the coding sequence ATGACTCGCTGGGGAATTTTAGGACCGGGCCGCATTGCCCACAAATTTGCGCAGGATCTGCTCACGGTGCCTGGTGCTCAACTTTACGCGGTTGCGTCCTCAGACCAGCAACGGGCCGATGAGTTTGCGCAGCAATACGGTGCCACCCATGCTTTTGGAAGCTACGACGGTCTGCTGACACTCCCGGATCTGGATGTGGTGTATGTGGCAACCCCCCACGTCAAGCATCACGAAAATGCGTTGATGATGCTCAATGGTGGTGTTGCTGTGCTGGGAGAGAAACCCTTCGCAATGAATTCCGGGCAGGTTAGGGAAATGGTGGATACGGCGCGGGCGAAGCAGGTATTTCTAATGGAAGCTCTCTGGAGCCGTTTTATGCCAGGCATCGAGCAGGCGTTAAAATTAATCCAGTCGGGCGCTATTGGTAAGGTAGTTTCGGTCAAGGCCGACTTTGGCTTTAAGGCCCCATTCCTGCCGGAGAAACGCCTGTTCAACAAAGCCTTGGGCGGAGGTTCATTGCTCGACATTGGCATCTATCCGCTATTTTTATCTTACCTGATTTTAGGAAAGCCAACGGCTATCAAAGCGTTTGCAACCCTGGGCACAACGGGTGTCGATGAACAATGTGGCATGCTGCTATCGTATGCAAATGGGGAATTAGCCTTACTGGACAGCACCTTACTGGCGCAAACCGAAACGGCCGCTCTGATCTACGGCGAAGAGGGCCATATTCAGATTCATAGTCGGTTTCACGAGACGAAGGGATTAACGCTTACGGTGAATGATCAGGCGCCAACTACGTTTGAGTTTGATCGCAGCACGTTTGGCTATGATTATGAAGCGCGGCACGTAATGGACTGCTTGGCTGATGGATTAACAGAAAGCCCGCTCTGGTCGCTCGACGACAGTCTGAATCTTATGTCCCTGCTGGATGCCATAAGAGCCGAAGCCGGAATAGTGTATGAATAA
- a CDS encoding AIR synthase related protein codes for MTDRYAQRGVSASKEDVHNAIAELDKGLFPKAFCKIVPDTLAGDPDFCTIMHADGAGTKSSLAYLYWRETGDLSVWRGIAQDAVVMNTDDLICVGATGPMLLSSTIGRNKNLIPGEVIAEIINGTEEVLQMLRDHGIEIYSTGGETADVGDLVRTIIVDSTVIARMRRDQVISNDRIQAGDVIVGLASFGQATYETQYNGGMGSNGLTSARHDVLAHYLADRYPESFDPAIDRNLIYSGSRQLTDVVEQTGLNVGQLILSPTRTYAPVAKTLLDELRPYIHGMVHCSGGAQTKVLHFIDNLHVIKNNLFPVPPLFEIIQAESNTSWQEMYKVFNMGHRLEVYLSEAYAQQVIDVSRSFGIDAQVIGHVEAYQGKRVTIVTKMGTFFY; via the coding sequence ATGACTGATCGCTATGCCCAGCGCGGAGTTTCCGCCAGTAAAGAAGACGTTCATAACGCCATCGCCGAGCTCGACAAAGGCCTTTTTCCGAAAGCCTTCTGCAAGATTGTCCCCGACACCTTAGCCGGTGACCCGGATTTCTGCACCATAATGCATGCTGATGGAGCCGGAACTAAATCGTCGTTGGCTTATTTGTACTGGCGTGAAACCGGCGATCTGAGCGTCTGGCGGGGAATTGCGCAGGACGCCGTTGTGATGAACACCGACGATCTGATCTGCGTTGGCGCAACCGGCCCAATGCTGCTGTCTTCTACTATCGGGCGTAACAAAAATCTGATTCCGGGCGAGGTCATTGCCGAAATCATTAACGGCACCGAAGAAGTGCTGCAGATGCTACGGGATCACGGTATTGAGATTTACAGCACGGGTGGTGAAACTGCCGACGTTGGCGATCTTGTCCGGACTATCATTGTGGACAGCACTGTTATCGCCCGGATGCGACGCGATCAGGTTATTAGTAACGACCGGATTCAGGCGGGCGATGTTATTGTCGGACTGGCGTCGTTTGGGCAGGCAACCTACGAAACGCAGTACAACGGCGGCATGGGCAGTAATGGACTCACTTCGGCCCGCCATGATGTACTGGCGCACTACCTGGCCGACCGCTATCCCGAAAGCTTCGACCCCGCCATAGACCGTAATCTAATTTATAGCGGCTCACGACAGTTAACCGATGTGGTTGAACAAACTGGGCTGAACGTCGGTCAGCTTATTCTTTCGCCAACGCGCACCTATGCCCCCGTTGCAAAAACGCTGCTCGACGAGCTTCGGCCGTACATTCACGGAATGGTGCATTGTTCCGGTGGGGCACAGACCAAAGTGCTGCATTTTATTGATAATCTGCACGTAATAAAAAATAACCTGTTTCCAGTACCTCCTTTGTTTGAGATTATTCAGGCCGAGAGTAACACAAGCTGGCAGGAAATGTACAAAGTTTTCAATATGGGCCACCGGCTGGAAGTATATCTTTCTGAAGCGTACGCACAGCAGGTAATCGACGTAAGCCGCTCGTTCGGGATCGACGCGCAGGTAATTGGGCATGTCGAAGCCTATCAGGGAAAGAGAGTAACTATAGTTACTAAAATGGGTACATTTTTCTACTAA